One Amblyomma americanum isolate KBUSLIRL-KWMA unplaced genomic scaffold, ASM5285725v1 scaffold_12, whole genome shotgun sequence genomic region harbors:
- the LOC144111862 gene encoding N-acyl-phosphatidylethanolamine-hydrolyzing phospholipase D-like, translated as MLTDYLGVILFLLQVLWGGWCVISPEYRFYFAGDTGYCDVFKQIGQAYGPFDVAAIPIGAYEPRWFMKYQHVNPEEAVLIHKDVRSRATLAVHWGTFTLANEYYLDPPVKLRESLDRHGISPREFFTLKHGESRLLHATTSNRTSRVLP; from the exons ATGCTGACCGACTATCTTGGTGTGATTCTCTTTCTGCTGCAGGTGCTGTGGGGAGGCTGGTGTGTCATCAGCCCCGAGTACCGGTTTTACTTTGCGGGCGACACAGGCTACTGTGACGTTTTCAAGCAAATTGGGCAGGCGTACGGGCCTTTCGATGTGGCTGCTATTCCCATCGGAGCGTATGAGCCCAG GTGGTTCATGAAGTACCAGCACGTGAACCCCGAGGAAGCAGTTCTTATCCACAAGGATGTGCGCAGCCGTGCCACGCTGGCAGTGCATTGGGGAACCTTTACGCTTGCCAATGAG TACTACCTCGACCCTCCCGTGAAACTGCGCGAAAGTCTCGATCGCCACGGCATATCGCCCCGCGAGTTCTTCACGTTGAAGCACGGCGAGTCGCGGCTGCTGCACGCAACGACTTCGAACCGAACGTCCCGTGTGTTACCCTGA